The Penaeus vannamei isolate JL-2024 chromosome 2, ASM4276789v1, whole genome shotgun sequence region AACATAGTTCACCtgttgaaagaaagaatgagcagTTGCAACGACGAGGTAAATGCACTGAACGCCTAACAATTATTGTAGGGATGCTAATGGGGGAAAAAATTCTTACcgtctgcttgcggccgtcggggagctggacAGTGTAGGATCCCTTGACAGCTTTCCCGTCGGACTCCTCGCTCTGACCGAAGTCGGTGCCGGCGTATTCATCCTTGACTCCGTAGGCGAATTGGTACGGCTTCGGCTCCTtttgaaaagaaacagaaatgaatGCTTTGTACAAAGTCTTGTATTCGAATGCAAAATTGTGTCTTCACTTTGTACTGCACGTTCACCAGTACGACAGTTCCGATTCAGCAAAGTTACTTACTTCCTTGTAAGAAGGCTGGTGGTATGGATCCGAAGGGGCAGCGAGGGCCACTGCTGCCAAAACAAGCACGAAAACGCCCTGTTGGAAGAAAAATATTGTAAAGTTGCAGTGTCGACATATAAATTTGCTTTTTCACATTTTCTAATAGCCATCTGTATGAAAATGTTATCGGGTTTCGTATCTGTTCGGAAAATAAACGCTGTTAAGGAATAGTTCACGAGAATAAACCACCTTGATGAACATGTTGACGCGATG contains the following coding sequences:
- the LOC113830287 gene encoding cuticle protein 19-like, encoding MFIKGVFVLVLAAVALAAPSDPYHQPSYKEEPKPYQFAYGVKDEYAGTDFGQSEESDGKAVKGSYTVQLPDGRKQTVNYVADHYNGYQAEVSYYGEAQYPHQYGPPVTFKPQGYHPQPSYH